AAAAAATAAAATAGATGGCAAAAGAATCAATGAAAGCGCGTGATGCAAAAAGAGCAAAAATGATTGCTAAATATAAAGCTAAACGCGAGCAATTGAAAAAAGAAGGAAACTGGGAAGCATTAGATAAATTACCTAAAAATGCTTGTCCAGTAAGATATAGAAACAGATGTAAATTAACTGGAAGACCAAGAGGATACATGCGTTTCTTTGGCATCTCTAGAATTCAATTCAGAGACCTAGCAAGAAACGGTCAAATTCCAGGAATTTCAAAAGCAAGTTGGTAAAAATTATTATTAAAAATTAAAATTTCAAGGAGATGGTTACAGATCCTATATCAGATTATCTTACAAGAATTAGAAATGCACAAATGGCAGGTCACAGAATCGTAGACATTCCAGCATCTAACTTAAAGAAAAAAATTACCGAAATCCTTTTCGAAAACGGATATATTTTACAATATAAATTCGAAGAAGAAGGACCTCAAGGAATCATCAAAATTGCATTAAAATACAATGCAAGAACACATGAACCTGCAATCAGAGAACTAATTAGAATCTCTAAACCAGGTTTAAGAAGATATACACATGTAGATGGTATTCCTAGAGTAAAAAACGGATTAGGTATCGCTATTATGTCAACTTCTAAAGGAGTAATGACAGATAAACAAGCTAAACAACAAAATGTTGGTGGCGAAATATTATGTTTAATATCATAAATAATTAGAAATGTCAAGAGTAGGAAAAGCACCCATAAGTATTCCAGACAAAACAGAAATTTCAGTCTCTGATAAAAATGTCATTACAGTTAAAGGACCAAAAGGAACATTAACACAACCAGTAGACAGAGATATTACAGTTAAAGTTGAAGATGGACAAATTGCTGTAGAAAGACCAACAGACCAAAAAAGACACAAAGCACTACATGGTTTATATAGAGCTTTAATCAACAACATGGTAATTGGTGTTTCCGAAGGATATAAAAAAGAACTAGAAATTGTAGGTGTTGGTTTTAGAGCTACCAATCAAGGTCAACTACTTGAACTAGCTGTAGGTTACTCACATCCAGTATATGTATTAATGCCAGATGAAATCAAATTATCTACAGAAACAGTTAAAGGTCAACCACCAAGAGTTATCTTAGAAAGTATTGACAAACAATTAGTAGGTCAAGTAGCAGCTAAGTTAAGATCAATCAGAAAAATCGAGCCATACAAAGGAAAAGGTATCCGTTTTGTAGGCGAACAAATTAGAAGAAAAGCAGGTAAATCTGCCGCTAAAAAATAAAATGTTTAAGCAATGATAAGTAAAAATAAAATAACTCGTAGAGTTAAATTAAAATACAGAATCAGAAAAAAAGTAAGTGGTACAGCAGAAATGCCAAGACTATGTGTATTCAGAAGCAACACACATATCTACGCTAGCTTAATTGATGATGTTGCAGGAAAAACACTCTCAACAGTTTCTACAGCGAAAGTGGAGCAAAAAGGCAAAACAAAAACAGAACAAGCTAAAGAAGTAGGTACTGCAATTGCCGAAAAAGCTAAAGCACTAAACATTAACGCTGTAAAATTTGATAGAAATGGGTTTTTGTATCACGGTAGAGTTAAGGCATTAGCCGATGCTGCTAGAGAAGCTGGTTTATCATTCTAAATTAAGATTTATAAGTTATGCAAAATAAAGTAAAAGAAAATAAAGTAAGAGCTGCAGAACTAGAGTTGAAAGACAAAGTGGTGAGCATTCAAAGAGTTACCAAAGTAACAAAAGGTGGTAGAACTTTTAGCTTTTCAGCACTAGTAGTTGTTGGCGATGAAAATGGAACAGTAGGGTTTGGTTTGGGTAAAGCAAGAGAGGTACAAGGTGCTATCGCTAAAGGTATAGACGATGCTAAGAAAAACCTATTCAAAGTTCCTATTCTTAAAGGTACAATTCCTCACGAACAATTAGCTTTGTTCGATGGTGCTAAAGTATTAATTAAACCAGCTTCAGATGGTACAGGAGTTATCGCAGGAGGTTCTATGCGTGCCGTTTTAGAAAGTGCTGGCGTACACAATGTATTAGCAAAATCTCAAGGATCATCAAATCCACACAATGTGGTTAAAGCTACTATTAAAGCTTTAACAATGTTGAGAGATCCATACACAGTAGCTAAAGACAGAGGTATTA
Above is a genomic segment from Chitinophagales bacterium containing:
- the rpsN gene encoding 30S ribosomal protein S14; amino-acid sequence: MAKESMKARDAKRAKMIAKYKAKREQLKKEGNWEALDKLPKNACPVRYRNRCKLTGRPRGYMRFFGISRIQFRDLARNGQIPGISKASW
- the rpsH gene encoding 30S ribosomal protein S8, yielding MVTDPISDYLTRIRNAQMAGHRIVDIPASNLKKKITEILFENGYILQYKFEEEGPQGIIKIALKYNARTHEPAIRELIRISKPGLRRYTHVDGIPRVKNGLGIAIMSTSKGVMTDKQAKQQNVGGEILCLIS
- the rplF gene encoding 50S ribosomal protein L6, with amino-acid sequence MSRVGKAPISIPDKTEISVSDKNVITVKGPKGTLTQPVDRDITVKVEDGQIAVERPTDQKRHKALHGLYRALINNMVIGVSEGYKKELEIVGVGFRATNQGQLLELAVGYSHPVYVLMPDEIKLSTETVKGQPPRVILESIDKQLVGQVAAKLRSIRKIEPYKGKGIRFVGEQIRRKAGKSAAKK
- a CDS encoding 50S ribosomal protein L18, translating into MISKNKITRRVKLKYRIRKKVSGTAEMPRLCVFRSNTHIYASLIDDVAGKTLSTVSTAKVEQKGKTKTEQAKEVGTAIAEKAKALNINAVKFDRNGFLYHGRVKALADAAREAGLSF
- the rpsE gene encoding 30S ribosomal protein S5, which codes for MQNKVKENKVRAAELELKDKVVSIQRVTKVTKGGRTFSFSALVVVGDENGTVGFGLGKAREVQGAIAKGIDDAKKNLFKVPILKGTIPHEQLALFDGAKVLIKPASDGTGVIAGGSMRAVLESAGVHNVLAKSQGSSNPHNVVKATIKALTMLRDPYTVAKDRGIKLSKVFNG